The following is a genomic window from Garra rufa chromosome 4, GarRuf1.0, whole genome shotgun sequence.
ttttaaatatttttatataaatgcaaatatgcattattttaatgtacataTATTGACttatacaaacattttttttaaattaataaaatattttattttgattttatttctgtTAAATGTTTTATGTCTTTTACTGTTATTATGTTTATATGTACACTGCAGCtcgaaagtttgggatcagtaagatttgtaatgtttttaaagaagtctcttctgctcatcaaggctgcatttatttgatcaagaatacagaatggtttttatttgaatatactttaaaatataatttattcctgtgatgcaaagctgaattttcatcagtcttcagtgtcacatgatccttcagaaatcattctaatatactgatttattattagaatttttttttttcaggattctttgatgaataagttaagaagaacagcatttattcaaaatataaatattttctagcaatgtaaatctatgctaacacttttttattaatttaacacatccttgctgaataaaagtaataatttctttcagtAGTGTCTAaaatctttctattttaaataaatgctgttctttttaaccttttattgatcataGATTCCTGATAAAAGGTATcaaaggttgcaaaaaaaaatacatttttattttaattattaataatgatttctcatgtgacactgaagactggagtaatgatgcagacaattcagctttttatcaaaggaataaattacattttaaaatatattcacatagaaaagttattttaaattgaataaatattatacaatattacagtttttttctgtatttttgatcgaataaacacagccttgatgagcaaaagaaacGTCTTTTATAAACCATAAAAATCCCAAGTTTTTTGAGTGTCAGTGTTCAGTTTTACTTTGTCTGTAGTGAATGTTTCTTAAATATTTAATAGTCTAAAATGTTGTGAACATGTCTATGTCTGCTCCTAACAGAATCTATAAGGCGCGTGTCAGGAACGGCGTCTCCTGTTTTGAGGTCATCTGGAAGAAACCAGGTGATGTGGATCATCGTTGAGTGGATGATCAGATTGTCTCTCAGTGTGTGGTGCTGTAGTTCGCGTTGTGGACGTGTGACGGCCGTCGCTGGGCTTGTTAGTGTCTTGTTGTGAGGTCGGATCAGGAGGGGTCAGGGGTCACAGGTGACGGAACAAATGTGTCACCATCAGGTGCTAAAAGAGCTTCCTCTAGACACCAATCCTCACTCCACACCGCCGTAAACCCTTTATGACATCTCGAACAGCTTTACTCCTGCTGGGATTGGAGCAGAACTCTCACTTCAGCCTCAGCAAATCAGGAAATAGTTTAAAATGTCATTATATAATCACAGCTCTTAAAACAcaacttaaacatgcaatttgTGTCTCTAGACCTGGGAAACTCATGGAAATTAGTGAAATTAGTTTTGCTTTGCTCTTAAATAGTTTACGGGCTGAAATGCTGCACTTTTTCTGTCCATTGAGCGTCTTACTGGAGACATTTAGTGATGGAATCATTGAATCCAttcatttgaaaaactggaaGCAGATAAATGCATGAGATGAGCCTCAAACTCAAACTGACTGAACAATCATAGTCTTAAACTACAGAGACAACGTTTGTCAAGACAGACTTTAGGttagcttgagaaagcctagcttgaaagtttaaagcagctgtaaaagcctTAAGTCTTGAACTTTATATAGAtggattagatgattagcatgttgctagcataattagaatGTAGTTGGCATGATTCGAACATTTTTCTAGCGTGTTTAgtatgttcctagcatgattagcaagttgttagcatgtttctagcataattaacatgttaattgaattattagcaagtttctaccatgtcattagcaagctattagcatgttactagcctgtgattagcaatttgctaacatgtttctagcattattagcaagttgctaacacatttctaacatgtttctatcatgagtagtaagttgctagcatgtttccagcatttttctagcataattagcgtttctaggctgactagcaatttgctagcacatttttaacgtttctatcatgattagcaagttgataacatgtttctagcatgattagcgagttatTAGCaagacattagcatgactgacaagttactagcatgtttccaacatgattagcaagttgctagcatgtttttaacatgtttctagcatgattaacacattatttacatgttactaacatgtttctatcatgattagcaagttgataacatgtttctagcatgattagcgagttatTAGCaagacattagcatgactgacaagttactagaatgtttccaacatgattagcaagttgctagcatgtttttaacatgtttctatcatgattagcaagttgctaacatgtttctagcatgattagcgagctATTAGCaagacattagcatgactgacaagttattagcatgtttccaacatgattagcaagttgctagcatgtttttaacatgtttctagcatgattaacacattatttacatgttactaacatgtttctagcatgattagtaagttgttagcatgtttctagtatgattagcaagttaacatgtttctagcatcattagcatgttatttaaatatcattagcatgactaacaagttactagcaattttctagcatgattcacaAGTTAATaacgttgctagcatgattagcgagctactagcatgttgctagcaggaTTAgcgagctactagcatgttgccaGCATGTTACAATCATGATTAgcgagctactagcatgttgctaacatgattgatgagctactagcatgttgctagcatgattgacgagctactagcattttgctaacatgattaacaagctactagcattttgctagcatgattaccgaGCTACTNNNNNNNNNNNNNNNNNNNNNNNNNNNNNNNNNNNNNNNNNNNNNNNNNNNNNNNNNNNNNNNNNNNNNNNNNNNNNNNNNNNNNNNNNNNNNNNNNNNNNNNNNNNNNNNNNNNNNNNNNNNNNNNNNNNNNNNNNNNNNNNNNNNNNNNNNNNNNNNNNNNNNNNNNNNNNNNNNNNNNNNNNNNNNNNNNNNNNNNNNNNNNNNNNNNNNNNNNNNNNNNNNNNNNNNNNNNNNNNNNNNNNNNNNNNNNNNNNNNNNNNNNNNNNNNNNNNNNNNNNNNNNNNNNNNNNNNNNNNNNNNNNNNNNNNNNNNNNNNNNNNNNNNNNNNNNNNNNNNNNNNNNNNNNNNNNNNNNNNNNNNNNNNNNNNNNNNNNNNNNNNNNNNNNNNNNNNNNNNNNNNNNNNNNNNNNNNNNNNNNNNNNNNNNNNNNNNNNNNNNNNNNNNNNNNNNNNNNNNNNNNNNNNNNNNNNNNNNNNNNNNNNNNNNNNNNNNNNNNNcacacacacacacacacacactcacacacacacacacacacacacacacacacacacacacacacacacacacacacacacacacacacacacacacacacactcacacacacacacacacacacacacacacacacacacacacacacacacacacacactcgctgaCCTGCTTTGAGTCTCCACAAATCGCTTGTTTGgggtctgagtgtgtgtgtgttctgcctCTGGGTTTTAAGTGTGTTTCATGGCCCACCTACAATTTTGATTGGCTGATGAGTGAGCCTCTGCTTTGTGATTGGCTGATGTGTGAGGCGCCGTGCTGTGATTGGCTAATGACTTCGGTTTCGTATATAGGCCCCCAACGGACGTCACCGACGGCACCCAAAACTATGCCGGCCCCCCAGCGCGCCATAAGCTCCACCCCCTCGACCGGAATCCGGCGGAGCACGCCAGTGACACGAAACGGAGGCGGCGACGCCGagatcatggagctcaaccaGCAGGTACACAAATAACACTAACCCTCCCAGAATAAAATATACGCATTTTCACAGTTTCACAAACTttatttacacatatttacatttttataatgcatACCTGCCTAAAATATGGTTTTGTCAGGTTTAGCTCACTTCTGACCTCAAATTTGcccccacactgcaaaaaatacttttcttacttatatttgtcttgtttccagtcaaattatctaaaaattcttaaatcaagaaggattttttggattaaacattttctgaaaaaattaGTCAAAAtgtaagtgcatttttgcttgaaaaaaaccaaagtaatctgccaatggggtaagaaaaataatcttgttttctatttcaaataagatttttttgctcaccccattggcagattattttgcttgttctaaacttaatttggacttgctgttcttttttttattttttatttttttattaattttaatatgcataggagaaagaagtcagaacaaaacaacaacaaaagtagAAACAATCAATAACAAATATCAAATACAGTAAAGTAATAGAataaaaagatcagcattttttaaatagaataaactgatgaaaaatacagtactGATGCACAGAAGgggagaaagaaaaacaaaacaaaaacaacgacaaataaatataatttttaaataaagtggTTATAAATATAGTCATACATGTTGTTAAGTGTGGTGGCCAGAAGTCAGAGATCAGAGGTCTAAAAGAGGCAACCATATTCTTTGAAATGCATTGGCCTCGTTACTTAAATTGTAAGTATACTGTTCCAATcttaatgtttcatttaaaagTTGTTTAAAGAGATCAAATGTTGGGGGCCTTGGTTGGTTCCAGTTGAGCAGAATGCATTTTTTGGTCAGGTATGATATTATGCCAAGCCTCTTTTGGACCTGctgttctgaaaacaagacaataatttttgcttgtctagaaaatcctttttgatttaagaatttgcagatattttggctggaaacaagacaacaaacaagtaagaaaagcattttttgcagtgcaaaatatgcaaaaataggAATAAACACACATAGGTCCAGACATGAGCCAATGAGAGGCAGAGAATGTGGCCTACGATGTACAATCTACTATACAATGTGACTGAATTCATAACAAATtgttaaatatgaaataaataaattaaattcacagttatgaaaataaaataaagcattgtgtgtgtgtgtgtgtgtgtgtgtgtgtgtgtgtgtgtgtgtgtgtgtgtgtgtgtgtgtgtgtgtgtgtgtgtgtgtgtgcctgcaGCTGATGGACCTGAAACTGACGGTGGACGGtttagagaaagagagagactttTACTTCGGCAAACTCAGAGACATTGAGCTGATCTGTCAGGAGAACGAGTGCGACAGCAACCCCGTCCTCGGCAAAATCATCAACATCCTCTACGCCACAGAGGTCAGTCAGCGTTAGGAAGCTCTGCAGAACTTTCACACATCAAATCACACACaatcggacttttttctcagaatgctgatttttttttcatgcagttcaaattttttttttgcaattcagactATTTTTCTGATTTGTTTCTCTCAGTTATTTTTTTCCacacacaattcagttttttttttaaactttttttcagtattctttttttcttgcaattctgacagttttctagcaattcaaatttttttcttgcaattatgtttttttttcctcagaaaaggAAACAATtggcaattcagatttttttctcaaaattctgacttttttctcacaactgactttttttttttgcaattctgaattcagAGGTTACAATTCACAATTCGGATTTTTTTTCCTCCTGAagtcctgatttttttttgttgcatttttgacttttttattgGAATAATTTTGCAGTAATtttattcagacttttttttctcacaattcagacttgttttgatttgatttgtttctcttaattatttttttttacacacaattctgttttttttcttgcaactctaacttttttctcagtattctttttttttttgcaatactgACTATTTTCtcgcaattaaatttttttcttgcaattctgattttttttacttttttcctcagaaaaggttataatatttttttggacTTTTCTTAGAATGCTTTTTTGTTCAATTCTATTTTTTGTTACATTTCTGAATttttctgaattttgagtttacatctcgcagttcAAATGtttgtgattctgactttttctcataatttatttttttctagcaAATTCTTGTTTTTA
Proteins encoded in this region:
- the LOC141333401 gene encoding microtubule-associated protein RP/EB family member 3-like, with protein sequence MSEPLLCDWLMCEAPCCDWLMTSVSYIGPQRTSPTAPKTMPAPQRAISSTPSTGIRRSTPVTRNGGGDAEIMELNQQLMDLKLTVDGLEKERDFYFGKLRDIELICQENECDSNPVLGKIINILYATEDGFAPPEDEEIDEQPRDQDEY